Proteins encoded by one window of Agelaius phoeniceus isolate bAgePho1 chromosome 3, bAgePho1.hap1, whole genome shotgun sequence:
- the CYRIA gene encoding CYFIP-related Rac1 interactor A isoform X8 codes for MRNQMGNLLKVLTCTELDQGPNFFLDFENAQPTDGEREVWNQISAVLQDSESMLADLQAYKGAGQEIRDAIQNPNDIQLQEKAWNSVCPLVVRLKRFYEFSLRLEKALQSLLESLTCPPYTPTQHLEREQALAKEFAEILHFTLRFDELKMRNPAIQNDFSYYRRTISRNRINNMHLDIENEVNNEMANRMSLFYAEATPMLKTLSNATTHFVSENKTLPIENTTDCLSTMASVCKVMLETPEYRSRFTSEETLMFCMRVMVGVIILYDHVHPVGAFSKTSKIDWHASVPR; via the exons ATGAG gaaCCAAATGGGAAATCTTTTAAAAGTTCTCACTTGCACAGAGCTTGATCAGGGGCCAAATTTTTTCCTTGACTTTGAAA aTGCACAGCCCACGGATGGAGAAAGGGAGGTCTGGAACCAGATCAGTGCAGTTTTACAGGACTCAGAAAGCATGCTTGCAGACCTTCAGGCTTACAAAGGAGCTGGACAAGAAATTAGAGAT gcAATACAAAATCCCAATGATATCCAGCTGCAAGAAAAAGCATGGAATTCAGTCTGCCCCCTGGTTGTAAGGCTAAAGCGCTTTTATGAGTTTTCACTCAGATTAG AGAAAGCCCTGCAGAGTTTACTGGAATCCTTGACATGCCCTCCCTACACTCCAACTCAGCACCTGGAACGGGAACAGGCTCTAGCAAAAGAGTTTGCAGAAATCTTACATTTTACTCTTCGTTTTGATGAACTTAAG ATGAGAAACCCAGCAATTCAGAATGACTTCAGTTATTACAGGCGGACAATAAGTCGCAACAGAATAAACAACATGCAT CTAGACATTGAGAATGAAGTGAACAATGAAATGGCCAATAGGATGTCCCTGTTCTATGCAGAGGCCACACCAATGCTGAAAACCCTCAGTAATGCAACAACACATTTTGTATCAGAA AACAAAACATTACCAATTGAAAATACAACGGACTGTCTTAGTACTATGGCCAGTGTATGTAAAGTCATGTTGGAAACGCC AGAGTACAGGAGTAGATTCACCAGTGAAGAGACCCTTATGTTCTGCATGCGAGTGATGGTGGGAGTTATTATCCTGTACGACCACGTTCATCCTGTGGGAGCTTTCTCAAAGACATCAAAGATTGAT TGGCATGCTTCTGTTCCCAGATGA
- the CYRIA gene encoding CYFIP-related Rac1 interactor A isoform X1 yields the protein MRNQMGNLLKVLTCTELDQGPNFFLDFENAQPTDGEREVWNQISAVLQDSESMLADLQAYKGAGQEIRDAIQNPNDIQLQEKAWNSVCPLVVRLKRFYEFSLRLEKALQSLLESLTCPPYTPTQHLEREQALAKEFAEILHFTLRFDELKMRNPAIQNDFSYYRRTISRNRINNMHLDIENEVNNEMANRMSLFYAEATPMLKTLSNATTHFVSENKTLPIENTTDCLSTMASVCKVMLETPEYRSRFTSEETLMFCMRVMVGVIILYDHVHPVGAFSKTSKIDLVQFIYYCSIVACFCSQMKGCIKVLKEQPPDSVEGLLNALRFTTKHLNDESTSKQIRAMLQ from the exons ATGAG gaaCCAAATGGGAAATCTTTTAAAAGTTCTCACTTGCACAGAGCTTGATCAGGGGCCAAATTTTTTCCTTGACTTTGAAA aTGCACAGCCCACGGATGGAGAAAGGGAGGTCTGGAACCAGATCAGTGCAGTTTTACAGGACTCAGAAAGCATGCTTGCAGACCTTCAGGCTTACAAAGGAGCTGGACAAGAAATTAGAGAT gcAATACAAAATCCCAATGATATCCAGCTGCAAGAAAAAGCATGGAATTCAGTCTGCCCCCTGGTTGTAAGGCTAAAGCGCTTTTATGAGTTTTCACTCAGATTAG AGAAAGCCCTGCAGAGTTTACTGGAATCCTTGACATGCCCTCCCTACACTCCAACTCAGCACCTGGAACGGGAACAGGCTCTAGCAAAAGAGTTTGCAGAAATCTTACATTTTACTCTTCGTTTTGATGAACTTAAG ATGAGAAACCCAGCAATTCAGAATGACTTCAGTTATTACAGGCGGACAATAAGTCGCAACAGAATAAACAACATGCAT CTAGACATTGAGAATGAAGTGAACAATGAAATGGCCAATAGGATGTCCCTGTTCTATGCAGAGGCCACACCAATGCTGAAAACCCTCAGTAATGCAACAACACATTTTGTATCAGAA AACAAAACATTACCAATTGAAAATACAACGGACTGTCTTAGTACTATGGCCAGTGTATGTAAAGTCATGTTGGAAACGCC AGAGTACAGGAGTAGATTCACCAGTGAAGAGACCCTTATGTTCTGCATGCGAGTGATGGTGGGAGTTATTATCCTGTACGACCACGTTCATCCTGTGGGAGCTTTCTCAAAGACATCAAAGATTGAT cTAGTGCAATTCATATATTATTGTTCAATAGTGGCATGCTTCTGTTCCCAGATGAAGGGATGCATAAAAGTTTTAAAGGAACAACCACCTGACTCTGTGGAAGGACTTCTGAATGCTCTCAG GTTCACTACAAAACACCTGAATGATGAATCTACTTCAAAACAAATTCGAGCTATGCTGCAGTAG
- the CYRIA gene encoding CYFIP-related Rac1 interactor A isoform X4: protein MGNLLKVLTREIENYPHFFLDFENAQPTDGEREVWNQISAVLQDSESMLADLQAYKGAGQEIRDAIQNPNDIQLQEKAWNSVCPLVVRLKRFYEFSLRLEKALQSLLESLTCPPYTPTQHLEREQALAKEFAEILHFTLRFDELKMRNPAIQNDFSYYRRTISRNRINNMHLDIENEVNNEMANRMSLFYAEATPMLKTLSNATTHFVSENKTLPIENTTDCLSTMASVCKVMLETPEYRSRFTSEETLMFCMRVMVGVIILYDHVHPVGAFSKTSKIDLVQFIYYCSIVACFCSQMKGCIKVLKEQPPDSVEGLLNALRFTTKHLNDESTSKQIRAMLQ, encoded by the exons ATGGGTAATCTTCTTAAGGTCCTTACCAGGGAAATTGAAAACTATCcacattttttcctggattttgaAA aTGCACAGCCCACGGATGGAGAAAGGGAGGTCTGGAACCAGATCAGTGCAGTTTTACAGGACTCAGAAAGCATGCTTGCAGACCTTCAGGCTTACAAAGGAGCTGGACAAGAAATTAGAGAT gcAATACAAAATCCCAATGATATCCAGCTGCAAGAAAAAGCATGGAATTCAGTCTGCCCCCTGGTTGTAAGGCTAAAGCGCTTTTATGAGTTTTCACTCAGATTAG AGAAAGCCCTGCAGAGTTTACTGGAATCCTTGACATGCCCTCCCTACACTCCAACTCAGCACCTGGAACGGGAACAGGCTCTAGCAAAAGAGTTTGCAGAAATCTTACATTTTACTCTTCGTTTTGATGAACTTAAG ATGAGAAACCCAGCAATTCAGAATGACTTCAGTTATTACAGGCGGACAATAAGTCGCAACAGAATAAACAACATGCAT CTAGACATTGAGAATGAAGTGAACAATGAAATGGCCAATAGGATGTCCCTGTTCTATGCAGAGGCCACACCAATGCTGAAAACCCTCAGTAATGCAACAACACATTTTGTATCAGAA AACAAAACATTACCAATTGAAAATACAACGGACTGTCTTAGTACTATGGCCAGTGTATGTAAAGTCATGTTGGAAACGCC AGAGTACAGGAGTAGATTCACCAGTGAAGAGACCCTTATGTTCTGCATGCGAGTGATGGTGGGAGTTATTATCCTGTACGACCACGTTCATCCTGTGGGAGCTTTCTCAAAGACATCAAAGATTGAT cTAGTGCAATTCATATATTATTGTTCAATAGTGGCATGCTTCTGTTCCCAGATGAAGGGATGCATAAAAGTTTTAAAGGAACAACCACCTGACTCTGTGGAAGGACTTCTGAATGCTCTCAG GTTCACTACAAAACACCTGAATGATGAATCTACTTCAAAACAAATTCGAGCTATGCTGCAGTAG
- the CYRIA gene encoding CYFIP-related Rac1 interactor A isoform X3, which yields MGNLLKVLTCTELDQGPNFFLDFENAQPTDGEREVWNQISAVLQDSESMLADLQAYKGAGQEIRDAIQNPNDIQLQEKAWNSVCPLVVRLKRFYEFSLRLEKALQSLLESLTCPPYTPTQHLEREQALAKEFAEILHFTLRFDELKMRNPAIQNDFSYYRRTISRNRINNMHLDIENEVNNEMANRMSLFYAEATPMLKTLSNATTHFVSENKTLPIENTTDCLSTMASVCKVMLETPEYRSRFTSEETLMFCMRVMVGVIILYDHVHPVGAFSKTSKIDLVQFIYYCSIVACFCSQMKGCIKVLKEQPPDSVEGLLNALRFTTKHLNDESTSKQIRAMLQ from the exons ATGGGAAATCTTTTAAAAGTTCTCACTTGCACAGAGCTTGATCAGGGGCCAAATTTTTTCCTTGACTTTGAAA aTGCACAGCCCACGGATGGAGAAAGGGAGGTCTGGAACCAGATCAGTGCAGTTTTACAGGACTCAGAAAGCATGCTTGCAGACCTTCAGGCTTACAAAGGAGCTGGACAAGAAATTAGAGAT gcAATACAAAATCCCAATGATATCCAGCTGCAAGAAAAAGCATGGAATTCAGTCTGCCCCCTGGTTGTAAGGCTAAAGCGCTTTTATGAGTTTTCACTCAGATTAG AGAAAGCCCTGCAGAGTTTACTGGAATCCTTGACATGCCCTCCCTACACTCCAACTCAGCACCTGGAACGGGAACAGGCTCTAGCAAAAGAGTTTGCAGAAATCTTACATTTTACTCTTCGTTTTGATGAACTTAAG ATGAGAAACCCAGCAATTCAGAATGACTTCAGTTATTACAGGCGGACAATAAGTCGCAACAGAATAAACAACATGCAT CTAGACATTGAGAATGAAGTGAACAATGAAATGGCCAATAGGATGTCCCTGTTCTATGCAGAGGCCACACCAATGCTGAAAACCCTCAGTAATGCAACAACACATTTTGTATCAGAA AACAAAACATTACCAATTGAAAATACAACGGACTGTCTTAGTACTATGGCCAGTGTATGTAAAGTCATGTTGGAAACGCC AGAGTACAGGAGTAGATTCACCAGTGAAGAGACCCTTATGTTCTGCATGCGAGTGATGGTGGGAGTTATTATCCTGTACGACCACGTTCATCCTGTGGGAGCTTTCTCAAAGACATCAAAGATTGAT cTAGTGCAATTCATATATTATTGTTCAATAGTGGCATGCTTCTGTTCCCAGATGAAGGGATGCATAAAAGTTTTAAAGGAACAACCACCTGACTCTGTGGAAGGACTTCTGAATGCTCTCAG GTTCACTACAAAACACCTGAATGATGAATCTACTTCAAAACAAATTCGAGCTATGCTGCAGTAG
- the CYRIA gene encoding CYFIP-related Rac1 interactor A isoform X5 — MRNQMGNLLKVLTCTELDQGPNFFLDFENAQPTDGEREVWNQISAVLQDSESMLADLQAYKGAGQEIRDAIQNPNDIQLQEKAWNSVCPLVVRLKRFYEFSLRLEKALQSLLESLTCPPYTPTQHLEREQALAKEFAEILHFTLRFDELKMRNPAIQNDFSYYRRTISRNRINNMHLDIENEVNNEMANRMSLFYAEATPMLKTLSNATTHFVSENKTLPIENTTDCLSTMASVCKVMLETPEYRSRFTSEETLMFCMRVMVGVIILYDHVHPVGAFSKTSKIDMKGCIKVLKEQPPDSVEGLLNALRFTTKHLNDESTSKQIRAMLQ; from the exons ATGAG gaaCCAAATGGGAAATCTTTTAAAAGTTCTCACTTGCACAGAGCTTGATCAGGGGCCAAATTTTTTCCTTGACTTTGAAA aTGCACAGCCCACGGATGGAGAAAGGGAGGTCTGGAACCAGATCAGTGCAGTTTTACAGGACTCAGAAAGCATGCTTGCAGACCTTCAGGCTTACAAAGGAGCTGGACAAGAAATTAGAGAT gcAATACAAAATCCCAATGATATCCAGCTGCAAGAAAAAGCATGGAATTCAGTCTGCCCCCTGGTTGTAAGGCTAAAGCGCTTTTATGAGTTTTCACTCAGATTAG AGAAAGCCCTGCAGAGTTTACTGGAATCCTTGACATGCCCTCCCTACACTCCAACTCAGCACCTGGAACGGGAACAGGCTCTAGCAAAAGAGTTTGCAGAAATCTTACATTTTACTCTTCGTTTTGATGAACTTAAG ATGAGAAACCCAGCAATTCAGAATGACTTCAGTTATTACAGGCGGACAATAAGTCGCAACAGAATAAACAACATGCAT CTAGACATTGAGAATGAAGTGAACAATGAAATGGCCAATAGGATGTCCCTGTTCTATGCAGAGGCCACACCAATGCTGAAAACCCTCAGTAATGCAACAACACATTTTGTATCAGAA AACAAAACATTACCAATTGAAAATACAACGGACTGTCTTAGTACTATGGCCAGTGTATGTAAAGTCATGTTGGAAACGCC AGAGTACAGGAGTAGATTCACCAGTGAAGAGACCCTTATGTTCTGCATGCGAGTGATGGTGGGAGTTATTATCCTGTACGACCACGTTCATCCTGTGGGAGCTTTCTCAAAGACATCAAAGATTGAT ATGAAGGGATGCATAAAAGTTTTAAAGGAACAACCACCTGACTCTGTGGAAGGACTTCTGAATGCTCTCAG GTTCACTACAAAACACCTGAATGATGAATCTACTTCAAAACAAATTCGAGCTATGCTGCAGTAG
- the CYRIA gene encoding CYFIP-related Rac1 interactor A isoform X7, which yields MLADLQAYKGAGQEIRDAIQNPNDIQLQEKAWNSVCPLVVRLKRFYEFSLRLEKALQSLLESLTCPPYTPTQHLEREQALAKEFAEILHFTLRFDELKMRNPAIQNDFSYYRRTISRNRINNMHLDIENEVNNEMANRMSLFYAEATPMLKTLSNATTHFVSENKTLPIENTTDCLSTMASVCKVMLETPEYRSRFTSEETLMFCMRVMVGVIILYDHVHPVGAFSKTSKIDLVQFIYYCSIVACFCSQMKGCIKVLKEQPPDSVEGLLNALRFTTKHLNDESTSKQIRAMLQ from the exons ATGCTTGCAGACCTTCAGGCTTACAAAGGAGCTGGACAAGAAATTAGAGAT gcAATACAAAATCCCAATGATATCCAGCTGCAAGAAAAAGCATGGAATTCAGTCTGCCCCCTGGTTGTAAGGCTAAAGCGCTTTTATGAGTTTTCACTCAGATTAG AGAAAGCCCTGCAGAGTTTACTGGAATCCTTGACATGCCCTCCCTACACTCCAACTCAGCACCTGGAACGGGAACAGGCTCTAGCAAAAGAGTTTGCAGAAATCTTACATTTTACTCTTCGTTTTGATGAACTTAAG ATGAGAAACCCAGCAATTCAGAATGACTTCAGTTATTACAGGCGGACAATAAGTCGCAACAGAATAAACAACATGCAT CTAGACATTGAGAATGAAGTGAACAATGAAATGGCCAATAGGATGTCCCTGTTCTATGCAGAGGCCACACCAATGCTGAAAACCCTCAGTAATGCAACAACACATTTTGTATCAGAA AACAAAACATTACCAATTGAAAATACAACGGACTGTCTTAGTACTATGGCCAGTGTATGTAAAGTCATGTTGGAAACGCC AGAGTACAGGAGTAGATTCACCAGTGAAGAGACCCTTATGTTCTGCATGCGAGTGATGGTGGGAGTTATTATCCTGTACGACCACGTTCATCCTGTGGGAGCTTTCTCAAAGACATCAAAGATTGAT cTAGTGCAATTCATATATTATTGTTCAATAGTGGCATGCTTCTGTTCCCAGATGAAGGGATGCATAAAAGTTTTAAAGGAACAACCACCTGACTCTGTGGAAGGACTTCTGAATGCTCTCAG GTTCACTACAAAACACCTGAATGATGAATCTACTTCAAAACAAATTCGAGCTATGCTGCAGTAG
- the CYRIA gene encoding CYFIP-related Rac1 interactor A isoform X2, with product MRFAGMGNLLKVLTREIENYPHFFLDFENAQPTDGEREVWNQISAVLQDSESMLADLQAYKGAGQEIRDAIQNPNDIQLQEKAWNSVCPLVVRLKRFYEFSLRLEKALQSLLESLTCPPYTPTQHLEREQALAKEFAEILHFTLRFDELKMRNPAIQNDFSYYRRTISRNRINNMHLDIENEVNNEMANRMSLFYAEATPMLKTLSNATTHFVSENKTLPIENTTDCLSTMASVCKVMLETPEYRSRFTSEETLMFCMRVMVGVIILYDHVHPVGAFSKTSKIDLVQFIYYCSIVACFCSQMKGCIKVLKEQPPDSVEGLLNALRFTTKHLNDESTSKQIRAMLQ from the exons ATGAG GTTTGCTGGGATGGGTAATCTTCTTAAGGTCCTTACCAGGGAAATTGAAAACTATCcacattttttcctggattttgaAA aTGCACAGCCCACGGATGGAGAAAGGGAGGTCTGGAACCAGATCAGTGCAGTTTTACAGGACTCAGAAAGCATGCTTGCAGACCTTCAGGCTTACAAAGGAGCTGGACAAGAAATTAGAGAT gcAATACAAAATCCCAATGATATCCAGCTGCAAGAAAAAGCATGGAATTCAGTCTGCCCCCTGGTTGTAAGGCTAAAGCGCTTTTATGAGTTTTCACTCAGATTAG AGAAAGCCCTGCAGAGTTTACTGGAATCCTTGACATGCCCTCCCTACACTCCAACTCAGCACCTGGAACGGGAACAGGCTCTAGCAAAAGAGTTTGCAGAAATCTTACATTTTACTCTTCGTTTTGATGAACTTAAG ATGAGAAACCCAGCAATTCAGAATGACTTCAGTTATTACAGGCGGACAATAAGTCGCAACAGAATAAACAACATGCAT CTAGACATTGAGAATGAAGTGAACAATGAAATGGCCAATAGGATGTCCCTGTTCTATGCAGAGGCCACACCAATGCTGAAAACCCTCAGTAATGCAACAACACATTTTGTATCAGAA AACAAAACATTACCAATTGAAAATACAACGGACTGTCTTAGTACTATGGCCAGTGTATGTAAAGTCATGTTGGAAACGCC AGAGTACAGGAGTAGATTCACCAGTGAAGAGACCCTTATGTTCTGCATGCGAGTGATGGTGGGAGTTATTATCCTGTACGACCACGTTCATCCTGTGGGAGCTTTCTCAAAGACATCAAAGATTGAT cTAGTGCAATTCATATATTATTGTTCAATAGTGGCATGCTTCTGTTCCCAGATGAAGGGATGCATAAAAGTTTTAAAGGAACAACCACCTGACTCTGTGGAAGGACTTCTGAATGCTCTCAG GTTCACTACAAAACACCTGAATGATGAATCTACTTCAAAACAAATTCGAGCTATGCTGCAGTAG
- the CYRIA gene encoding CYFIP-related Rac1 interactor A isoform X6, with protein sequence MRFAGMGNLLKVLTREIENYPHFFLDFENAQPTDGEREVWNQISAVLQDSESMLADLQAYKGAGQEIRDAIQNPNDIQLQEKAWNSVCPLVVRLKRFYEFSLRLEKALQSLLESLTCPPYTPTQHLEREQALAKEFAEILHFTLRFDELKMRNPAIQNDFSYYRRTISRNRINNMHLDIENEVNNEMANRMSLFYAEATPMLKTLSNATTHFVSENKTLPIENTTDCLSTMASVCKVMLETPEYRSRFTSEETLMFCMRVMVGVIILYDHVHPVGAFSKTSKIDMKGCIKVLKEQPPDSVEGLLNALRFTTKHLNDESTSKQIRAMLQ encoded by the exons ATGAG GTTTGCTGGGATGGGTAATCTTCTTAAGGTCCTTACCAGGGAAATTGAAAACTATCcacattttttcctggattttgaAA aTGCACAGCCCACGGATGGAGAAAGGGAGGTCTGGAACCAGATCAGTGCAGTTTTACAGGACTCAGAAAGCATGCTTGCAGACCTTCAGGCTTACAAAGGAGCTGGACAAGAAATTAGAGAT gcAATACAAAATCCCAATGATATCCAGCTGCAAGAAAAAGCATGGAATTCAGTCTGCCCCCTGGTTGTAAGGCTAAAGCGCTTTTATGAGTTTTCACTCAGATTAG AGAAAGCCCTGCAGAGTTTACTGGAATCCTTGACATGCCCTCCCTACACTCCAACTCAGCACCTGGAACGGGAACAGGCTCTAGCAAAAGAGTTTGCAGAAATCTTACATTTTACTCTTCGTTTTGATGAACTTAAG ATGAGAAACCCAGCAATTCAGAATGACTTCAGTTATTACAGGCGGACAATAAGTCGCAACAGAATAAACAACATGCAT CTAGACATTGAGAATGAAGTGAACAATGAAATGGCCAATAGGATGTCCCTGTTCTATGCAGAGGCCACACCAATGCTGAAAACCCTCAGTAATGCAACAACACATTTTGTATCAGAA AACAAAACATTACCAATTGAAAATACAACGGACTGTCTTAGTACTATGGCCAGTGTATGTAAAGTCATGTTGGAAACGCC AGAGTACAGGAGTAGATTCACCAGTGAAGAGACCCTTATGTTCTGCATGCGAGTGATGGTGGGAGTTATTATCCTGTACGACCACGTTCATCCTGTGGGAGCTTTCTCAAAGACATCAAAGATTGAT ATGAAGGGATGCATAAAAGTTTTAAAGGAACAACCACCTGACTCTGTGGAAGGACTTCTGAATGCTCTCAG GTTCACTACAAAACACCTGAATGATGAATCTACTTCAAAACAAATTCGAGCTATGCTGCAGTAG